The following coding sequences lie in one Arachis hypogaea cultivar Tifrunner chromosome 9, arahy.Tifrunner.gnm2.J5K5, whole genome shotgun sequence genomic window:
- the LOC112712162 gene encoding uncharacterized protein — protein sequence MLLSSYDMAPCIQHLCYRLNSLCSVNHTLIEPRAELSEWKANDASGVALEKFKRDSVYIDKSGKLRNFNHKKVSRKRCGSLRGKGWKYGSGFVDGIFPVLSPTAQMIVEFIQKGVDSDSIWRSLDVFPASLDTWDDIVSVSVQLRMRKQWDAIISICRWILVRSSFKPDVICYNLLIDAYGQKFKHKEAESIYLELLEARCIPTEDTYALLIKAYCMSGLLEKAEAVFAEMRNYSLPSSAVVYNAYINGLMKGGNPNKAEEIFQRMKRDGCNPSTETYTLLINLYGKAGRSSMALEVFNEMQSHKCKPNICTYTALVNAFAREGLCEKAEEVFEQMQEAGHEPDVYAYNALMEAYSRAGFPYGAAEIFSLMQHLGCEPDRASYNILVDAYGKAGFENDAEAVFEDMKRVGITPTMKSHMVLLSAYSRTGSVSKCEDILNQMCKSGLKLDTYVLNSMLNLYGRLGQFTKMEEVMAVMEQGSYVADISTYNILINRYGQAGFIERMEEIFQQLHSKGLKPDVVTWTSRIGAYSKKKLYVKCLEIFEEMIDAGCFPDGGTAKVLLAACSNEEQIEQVTTVIRTMHKDINTTVLPV from the exons ATGTTACTAAGTAGTTATGACATGGCCCCTTGCATTCAACACTTATGCTATAG GCTAAATTCTTTATGCTCAGTGAACCACACATTGATAGAACCAAGAGCTGAATTATCTGAATGGAAAGCAAATGATGCAAGTGGTGTGGCTCTTGAGAAGTTCAAAAGGGACAGCGTTTACATTGACAAAAGTGGCAAGTTAAGGAACTTCAATCACAAGAAAGTGTCCAGGAAAAGAT GTGGTTCTTTGAGAGGGAAAGGTTGGAAATACGGTTCTGGTTTTGTTGATGGGATATTCCCAGTGTTAAGCCCCACTGCTCAGATGATTGTGGAGTTTATTCAAAAGGGTGTTGATTCTGATAGCATTTGGCGTTCACTTGATGTTTTCCCTGCATCTCTTGACACATGGGATGATATTGTTAGTGTATCTGTTCAGCTTCGGATGAGGAAACAATGGGATGCAATAATTTCG ATATGTAGATGGATATTGGTTAGAAGCTCCTTCAAGCCAGATGTTATATGCTATAATTTACTCATTGATGCTTATGGACAAAAGTTTAAACACAAGGAAGCAGAATCCATATATCTAGAGCTTCTTGAGGCTAGATGCATTCCTACAGAAGACACTTATGCCCTTCTTATTAAAGCCTACTGCATGTCTGGCCTGCTAGAAAAAGCTGAAGCTGTCTTTGCCGAAATGCGAAATTACAGCCTTCCTTCAA GTGCTGTTGTATATAATGCTTATATAAATGGATTGATGAAAGGAGGAAACCCTAATAAAGCAGAAGAGATTTTCCAAAGGATGAAGAGGGATGGATGCAATCCATCAACTGAAACCTATACCTTGCTGATAAATTTATATGGAAAG GCTGGTAGATCCAGCATGGCCTTAGAAGTGTTCAACGAGATGCAAAGCCACAAGTGTAAACCTAACATTTGCACATACACTGCCTTGGTGAATGCATTTGCTAGAGAGGGCCTATGTGAGAAAGCAGAAGAAGTATTTGAACAGATGCAAGAAGCTGGGCATGAACCTGATGTATATGCTTATAATGCCCTCATGGAAGCTTACAG TCGTGCAGGTTTTCCTTATGGAGCTGCAGAGATTTTTTCACTAATGCAGCACTTGGGGTGTGAACCAGATAGAGCCTCCTATAATATCTTGGTAGATGCATATGGCAAAGCAGGTTTTGAAAATG ATGCTGAAGCTGTTTTTGAAGATATGAAAAGAGTGGGAATCACACCAACAATGAAGTCCCACATGGTACTTTTATCTGCCTATTCAAGAACAGGAAGTGTGAGCAAATGTGAAGACATTCTTAACCAAATGTGTAAATCAGGCCTAAAACTAGACACTTATGTTCTCAACAGCATGTTGAACTTGTACGGCCGGTTAGGCCAATTCACGAAGATGGAGGAAGTTATGGCAGTTATGGAACAAGGATCATATGTAGCTGATATCAGCACATATAATATCTTGATAAACAGGTATGGACAAGCTGGATTCATTGAGAGAATGGAGGAAATTTTTCAGCAGCTGCATAGCAAAGGTTTGAAACCTGATGTGGTGACTTGGACATCACGCATTGGAGCCTACTCTAAGAAAAAGCTGTATGTGAAGTGTTTGGAGATATTTGAAGAGATGATTGATGCTGGTTGTTTCCCTGATGGAGGAACAGCTAAGGTGCTTCTTGCAGCATGCTCCAATGAAGAGCAAATTGAACAAGTTACTACTGTGATTAGAACAATGCATAAGGATATTAACACTACTGTTTTGCCAGTCTAA